Proteins encoded by one window of Lasioglossum baleicum chromosome 4, iyLasBale1, whole genome shotgun sequence:
- the Acc gene encoding acetyl-CoA carboxylase isoform X1 — MVVSVSRFDGPRNIPFGRRSSASTSRALPSSVSRRYRDPGQVTYGFVISRVKCSEYLSSTRPTRSEVTITIAKLTPEALRPFITSLFVLLGFSLAALARCYARLGQILSDRIQEGWRSDFSRTLGLVCGLKRIKGNTDRVDSEPGHQGSGEDDIVKSPGTMSENPVSFVVGAPDPSEELEIEDIFPSEGYDLSSNQVQQNEFPGLVERRKRLRPSMSQGTVMIQTQSRLLEKDFTIATPEEFVHRFGGTKVINKILIANNGIAAVKCMRSIRRWSYEMFKNERAVRFVVMVTPEDLKANAEYIKMADQYVPVPGGSNNNNYANVELIVDIAIRLQVQAVWAGWGHASENPKLPELLHKNNISFIGPSERAMWALGDKIASSIVAQTAEVPTLPWSGSELKAQYSGKKIKISSELFKKGCVSTAEECLAAANKIGFPVMVKASEGGGGKGIRKVENAEELPTLFRQVQTEIPGSPIFIMKLAKCARHLEVQLLADNYGNAISLFGRDCSIQRRHQKIIEEAPAVIAKPEVFEEMEKAAVRLAKMVGYVSAGTVEYLYDTSGRYYFLELNPRLQVEHPCTEMVSDVNLPAAQLQIAMGLPLHHIKDIRLLYGESPWGDSVIDFDQPRHKPQPWGHVIAARITSENPDEGFKPSSGTVQELNFRSSKNVWGYFSVGASGGLHEFADSQFGHCFSWGEDRNQARENLVVALKELSIRGDFRTTVEYLITLLETESFLQNNIDTAWLDLLISERVRSDKPDVLLAVTCGALHIADRTITAAFTGFQTALEKGQIQAGNDLENVIDVELINDGYKYKVQAAKSGPNSYFLIMNRSYKEIELHRLSDGGLLLSLDGASFTTYMREEVDRYRIVIGNQTCVFEKDNDPSLLRSPSAGKLVSFLVDDGGHVNAGQAYAEIEVMKMVMSVTASEAGSVFYVKRPGAVLDAGTLIAHLELDDPTLVTKAQDFTGQFAGNEVPAISEKLNHLHTKYRVGLENILGGYCLPDPYHVPRVQELLEMFMSSLRDPSLPLLELQEVIASISGRIPISVEKKIRKLMSLYERNITSVLAQFPSQQIAAVIDGHAASLSKRSERDVFFLTTQVIVQLVQKYRNGIRGRMKTAVHELLRQYYTVESQFQQGHYDKCVSALIEEYKDDVATVTATIFSHNQVTKKNVLVTMLIDHIWANEPGLTDELSSTLTELTSLNRTEHSRVALRARQILIAAHQPAYELRHNQMESIFLSAVDMYGHDFHPENLQKLILSETSIFDILHDFFYHTNRAVCNAALEVYVRRAYISYELTCLQHLELSGEVPLVHFQFMLPINHPNRQSQSSVNHRIGAMAAFQDMEQFVKYSDEVLDLLEDLSSPGSISAKVLEAVDAAGSESRHSTSINVSISNAEAGGAVELGERPAEPVHILSVAVQDNVENHDDESLTQVFGDWCTANKEELISRGIRRVTFCVLKKRQFPKFFTFRQRDGFLEDKIYRHLEPGCAFQLELNRMRTYDLEALPTSNQKMHLYLGHAKVAKGQQVTDYRFFIRSIIRHSDLITKEASFDYLQNEGERVLLEAMDELEVAFSHPLAKRTECNHIFLNFVPTVIMDPVKMEESVNDMVLRYGSRLWKLRVRHAEIKMAIRPSPGKPASIIRLCIANDSGYSIDLHLYTEVTDPKTGIIRFEPSDTRKSGPMQGLPISTPYLTKDYLQAKRFQAQSAGTTYVYDLPDMFRQQTEKIWQKYIEERSNCDITIPNPVMECMELVLEGDNLVEQKRLPGENNVGMVAWRLKLYTPEYAETGRDVILIANDLTYLIGSFGPKEDLVFCKASERARQLGVPRIYFSANSGARIGLAEEVKALFKICWEDENEPEKGFKYIYLTTDDYARLAPLNSVKASLIEDRGESRYKITDVIGKDDGLGVENLKYAGMIAGETSRAYDEIVTISIVSCRAIGIGAYLLRLGQRVIQIENSHIILTGYRALNTVLGREVYASNNQLGGIQIMHYNGVSHATDERDLDGVETALRWLSYCPKFKGAPLPIQPAPLPDPVDREVGYVPTKTAYDPRWMLEGRPSPNELNSWESGFFDRGSWQEIMRPWAQTVVTGRARLGGIPCGVIAVETRCVELHLPADPANFDSEAKTISQAGQVWFPDSAYKTAQAINDFKKEEIPLFIFANWRGFSGGMKDMYEQIIKFGAYIVDGLREYTKPVFVYIPPNGELRGGAWAVVDPTINPRYMEMFADNTSRAGVLEPEGIVEIKFRSKDLIKTMHRVDSVIIKLKEKLSNADTPEARTEIESQISKREQDLEPMYRQVAVHFADLHDTPERMFEKNAIHDIVPWRKARRLLYWRLRRRLLEDEIKEEVLSMQPRFDVRQVGAMLRRWFTEDKGPTECYLWDQDEAATNWLESQRQNENSVISRNITCVKQDAVVSRIKEALEACPEVRLTAVLEIAHRLQPTERAELLRTLSQLETTTQEHHNDSSASS; from the exons GTAACACCGACCGCGTAGACAGTGAGCCCGGCCATCAAGGATCGGGAGAGGACGATATTGTCAAGTCCCCCGGTACCATGTCGGAAAATCCAGTAAGCTTCGTGGTCGGGGCACCCGACCCATCCGAGGAATTGGAGATCGAGGATATCTTCCCGTCCGAGGGGTACGATCTCAGCTCCAACCAGGTCCAGCAGAATGAATTTCCGGGATTGGTTGAACGCCGCAAGCGGCTCAG GCCCAGCATGTCGCAGGGCACGGTGATGATCCAGACGCAGAGTAGGCTCCTTGAGAAGGATTTCACTATTGCCACACCTGAAGAGTTCGTTCATCGTTTCGGCGGCACCAAAGTCATCAACAAG ATACTGATTGCGAACAACGGAATAGCGGCAGTAAAATGTATGCGTTCGATACGCCGTTGGTCCTACGAGATGTTCAAGAACGAACGGGCCGTGCGATTCGTCGTGATGGTCACACCGGAAGATCTGAAAGCGAACGCGGAATACATAAAAATGGCAGATCAATACGTTCCTGTACCTGGCGGCTCGAACAACAACAATTACGCCAACGTGGAGTTGATCGTCGACATCGCCATTCGTCTTCAAGTTCAGGCAGTCTGGGCTGGATGGGGTCACGCTTCGGAAAATCCAAAATTGCCGGAATTGCTTCACAAAAACAACATCAGCTTCATTG GACCGTCCGAGAGAGCTATGTGGGCGCTCGGTGACAAAATCGCCTCCAGTATAGTGGCGCAAACCGCCGAGGTACCGACACTGCCGTGGTCAGGATCAGAATTGAAGGCTCAGTACAGCGGCAAGAAGATAAAGATATCTTCGGAACTGTTCAAGAAAGGATGCGTCTCAACGGCGGAAGAGTGTTTGGCGGCAGCGAATAAAATTGGCTTTCCGGTGATGGTGAAAGCCAGCGAAGGTGGCGGTGGCAAAGGCATCAGAAAAGTAGAAAACGCCGAAGAGTTGCCTACGTTGTTTAG ACAGGTACAAACCGAGATACCTGGGTCTCCTATATTTATTATGAAACTGGCGAAGTGTGCTCGGCACTTGGAAGTGCAATTATTAGCAGATAATTATGGAAACGCGATATCGTTGTTCGGTCGTGATTGTTCCATTCAGAGAAGACATCAGAAAATCATCGAAGAAGCGCCGGCCGTGATTGCCAAGCCGGAAGTCTTCGAAGAGATGGAGAAG GCTGCCGTGAGATTGGCCAAAATGGTTGGATATGTCAGCGCAGGTACCGTCGAATATCTCTACGACACTTCCGGGCGATACTACTTCCTAGAATTGAACCCGCGTCTGCAAGTCGAGCATCCTTGCACGGAGATGGTGTCCGACGTGAATCTACCAGCTGCCCAGCTTCAAATCGCCATGGGATTGCCGCTTCATCATATCAAAGATATTCGTCTCCTCTACGGTGAAAGTCCGTGGGGTGATAGTGTTATCGATTTCGATCAGCCGCGGCACAAACCTCAGCCATGGGGTCACGTAATAGCTGCGAGAATTACTAGTGAAAATCCAGACGAAG GTTTCAAACCAAGTTCCGGTACCGTCCAAGAATTGAACTTCCGGTCCTCGAAGAACGTATGGGGTTACTTCTCGGTGGGAGCATCCGGCGGCCTCCACGAATTCGCAGACTCTCAATTCGGTCACTGTTTCTCATGGGGAGAGGATCGTAATCAGGCCAGAGAAAATTTGGTCGTTGCTCTAAAGGAGTTGAGCATCAGGGGTGACTTTCGAACGACCGTTGAATATCTAATCACACTACTAGAAACAGAATCCTTCTTGCAAAACAACATAGACACGGCTTGGCTCGATCTATTAATCTCCGAGCGTGTTAGAAGCGATAAACCGGACGTGTTGTTAGCTGTAACTTGCGGCGCTCTTCATATCGCCGATAGAACTATCACGGCTGCGTTCACTGGATTCCAAACGGCATTAGAGAAGGGACAGATACAAGCTGGTAACGACTTGGAGAACGTGATCGAC GTTGAGCTGATCAACGATGGATACAAATATAAAGTACAAGCAGCGAAATCAGGACCGAACAGCTACTTCCTTATCATGAATCGTTCCTACAAAGAAATAGAATTGCATCGGCTCTCGGACGGAGGTCTACTGCTCTCTTTGGACGGCGCGAGTTTCACCACTTACATGAGAGAGGAGGTCGACCGTTATAGAATCGTGATAGGGAACCAAACCTGTGTCTTCGAGAAAGACAACGACCCGTCTCTGTTGCGATCTCCTTCTGCTGGAAAGCTGGTCAGCTTTCTGGTCGACGACGGTGGCCACGTGAACGCTGGACAGGCGTACGCGGAAATCGAGGTTATGAAAATGGTGATGTCAGTGACCGCCAGCGAAGCTGGAAGCGTTTTCTACGTGAAGAGGCCAGGCGCCGTTCTCGATGCCGGTACTCTGATCGCTCACTTGGAGTTGGACGATCCAACTTTGGTAACCAAAGCCCAGGACTTCACCGGTCAGTTCGCGGGAAACGAAGTTCCTGCTATCTCCGAAAAGTTGAACCATCTTCACACGAAATACAGAGTCGGTTTGGAGAACATTTTGGGTGGATATTGTTTGCCCGATCCGTACCATGTGCCGCGCGTACAAGAACTTCTCGAGATGTTTATGAGCTCGTTGCGTGATCCTAGTTTGCCATTGCTCGAGCTGCAAGAGGTGATCGCCTCGATATCCGGCAGAATCCCGATCTCTGTCGAAAAGAAAATTAGGAAATTGATGTCCCTCTACGAGAGGAACATCACTTCTGTTTTAGCCCAATTCCCTAGTCAGCAGATCGCCGCCGTGATCGACGGACACGCGGCGTCGCTGTCGAAGCGATCCGAGCGCGACGTCTTCTTCTTGACCACGCAAGTTATAGTGCAATTAGTACAAAAATATAGGAATGGAATACGTGGAAGAATGAAGACCGCCGTTCACGAACTTCTCAGACAGTACTACACCGTCGAGTCGCAATTCCAACAAGGCCATTACGATAAATGCGTCTCGGCTTTGATAGAGGAATACAAAGACGACGTGGCTACGGTGACGGCCACGATTTTCAGTCACAATCAAGTTACCAAGAAGAACGTATTGGTAACCATGCTGATCGATCACATCTGGGCCAACGAGCCTGGACTCACGGACGAATTGTCGAGCACCTTGACAGAACTGACCAGTTTGAATCGTACGGAACACAGCAGAGTCGCGTTGCGCGCCAGGCAGATCTTGATCGCTGCCCACCAACCCGCCTACGAATTACGACACAATCAAATGGAATCGATATTCTTATCGGCGGTGGACATGTACGGCCACGATTTCCACCCGGAAAATCTACAGAAACTGATTCTCTCCGAGACCTCCATCTTCGATATTCTACACGACTTCTTCTACCATACGAATCGCGCAGTCTGCAACGCCGCGTTAGAGGTCTACGTTCGGAGAGCGTACATCAGCTACGAGTTGACCTGCTTGCAGCATTTGGAATTGTCCGGCGAAGTTCCCCTCGTGCACTTCCAGTTCATGTTGCCGATCAATCATCCGAATCGGCAAAGTCAGTCTTCGGTTAACCACAGAATCGGAGCTATGGCAGCTTTCCAAGACATGGAACAATTCGTAAAATATTCCGACGAGGTGCTGGACCTGTTGGAGGACCTGTCCTCGCCGGGTTCGATCTCTGCCAAAGTCCTGGAAGCGGTAGACGCGGCTGGCAGCGAGTCCAGACACAGCACGTCGATAAACGTGTCCATAAGCAACGCGGAAGCCGGTGGCGCGGTTGAATTGGGCGAGAGGCCCGCCGAACCGGTGCATATCCTCAGCGTCGCCGTCCAAGACAACGTGGAGAATCACGACGACGAGTCCTTGACGCAGGTGTTCGGCGATTGGTGCACCGCGAACAAAGAGGAACTGATCTCGCGGGGAATCAGAAGAGTGACGTTCTGTGTTCTGAAGAAGAGGCAGTTCCCGAAGTTCTTCACTTTCCGTCAGAGGGACGGTTTCCTGGAGGACAAGATTTATCGGCATCTCGAGCCTGGCTGCGCGTTCCAGTTAGAATTGAACCGAATGAGAACCTACGACCTGGAAGCTCTGCCCACCTCGAACCAGAAGATGCATCTTTATCTCGGTCACGCGAAGGTCGCCAAAGGACAACAAGTCACCGATTACCGGTTCTTCATCCGTTCTATCATAAGACACTCCGATCTGATTACCAAAGAGGCCAGCTTCGACTATCTCCAAAACGAAGGTGAACGTGTTTTACTGGAGGCCATGGACGAACTGGAAGTTGCGTTCTCGCATCCGCTCGCCAAGCGTACCGAGTGCAATCACATTTTCTTGAACTTCGTCCCCACGGTGATCATGGACCCGGTGAAAATGGAGGAGAGCGTGAACGACATGGTGCTCAGGTACGGTTCCCGGTTATGGAAACTGAGGGTACGTCACGCCGAGATCAAAATGGCGATTCGTCCGTCGCCGGGCAAGCCAGCGTCCATCATACGCCTGTGCATCGCCAACGATAGCGGTTACAGCATAGACTTGCATCTGTACACGGAGGTGACAGATCCAAAGACCGGTATTATTCGTTTCGAACCCTCCGACACCCGGAAGTCGGGACCCATGCAGGGTCTGCCGATTTCCACGCCATATTTAACCAAAGATTACCTTCAAGCGAAACGGTTCCAGGCTCAAAGCGCCGGCACAACTTACGTGTACGATCTGCCCGATATGTTCAGGCAGCAAACAGAGAAGATCTGGCAGAAGTATATAGAGGAGAGGTCGAACTGCGACATCACCATTCCGAATCCAGTGATGGAATGCATGGAATTGGTCCTGGAAGGTGACAATCTGGTGGAGCAGAAACGTCTTCCCGGTGAAAACAACGTTGGCATGGTGGCTTGGAGATTGAAGCTCTACACACCGGAATACGCGGAAACTGGACGGGATGTTATACTAATAGCGAACGACTTGACCTATTTGATCGGTTCGTTTGGTCCGAAGGAAGACTTGGTGTTCTGCAAAGCATCCGAAAGGGCCAGACAACTCGGAGTCCCCAGGATCTACTTCTCCGCGAACTCCGGAGCGCGTATCGGTCTGGCGGAAGAAGTGAAAGCGCTGTTTAAAATCTGCTGGGAAGATGAAAATGAGCCTGAGAAaggatttaaatatatttatttgacAACGGACGATTACGCCCGGTTGGCGCCGCTCAACTCCGTGAAGGCTTCGTTGATCGAAGATCGAGGCGAGTCTCGTTACAAGATCACAGACGTGATCGGCAAAGACGACGGTCTCGGCGTAGAGAATTTAAAGTACGCTGGTATGATCGCTGGAGAAACGTCCAGAGCGTACGACGAAATAGTTACGATCTCTATCGTATCTTGTAGAGCTATCGGTATCGGAGCATACCTGCTGCGTCTTGGCCAAAGAGTCATTCAAATAGAGAACTCGCATATTATCTTGACCGGTTACAGAGCGCTGAACACTGTGCTGGGTCGCGAAGTGTACGCGAGTAATAACCAACTCGGTGGGATACAAATTATGCATTACAACGGCGTGTCGCATGCCACCGATGAAAGAGACTTGGACGGTGTCGAAACCGCTTTAAGGTGGTTGAGCTATTGTCCCAAGTTTAAAGGCGCGCCTCTTCCTATACAACCGGCGCCGCTTCCTGATCCAGTTGACAGAGAAGTCGGTTATGTACCCACGAAAACAGCCTACGATCCTAGGTGGATGCTCGAAGGCAGGCCGTCACCGAACGAACTAAATTCATGGGAAAGTGGATTCTTCGACCGAGGTTCTTGGCAG GAAATAATGAGACCTTGGGCTCAAACCGTGGTAACTGGACGAGCCCGGTTAGGTGGAATTCCTTGCGGTGTTATCGCCGTTGAAACACGGTGTGTTGAACTGCATCTACCAGCTGATCCTGCTAATTTCGACTCGGAGGCGAAAACTATATCCCAAGCAGGACAAGTATGGTTCCCCGATAGCGCGTACAAAACTGCCCAGGCCATTAACGATTTTAAGAAAGAGGAAATACCACTGTTTATTTTCGCCAATTGGAGAGGATTCTCTGGTGGAATGAAAG ATATGTACGAGCAGATCATCAAATTCGGTGCTTACATAGTAGACGGTTTACGGGAGTATACGAAACCGGTATTCGTGTACATTCCACCGAACGGAGAATTAAGAGGTGGTGCCTGGGCAGTAGTTGATCCAACTATAAACCCGCGTTACATGGAAATGTTTGCTGACAATACAAGCAGAGCTGGTGTCCTCGAACCCGAAGGGATAGTTGAAATCAAATTTAGGTCGAAAGATTTAATTAAAACCATGCATAGAGTGGATTCGGTGATTATAAAACTCAAG GAAAAATTATCGAACGCAGATACGCCAGAAGCACGAACAGAAATCGAGTCTCAGATAAGTAAACGAGAACAAGATCTGGAACCGATGTACCGTCAAGTTGCAGTGCACTTTGCGGATCTCCATGATACTCCGGAGAGAATGTTCGAGAAGAACGCGATTCATGACATAGTTCCTTGGCGAAAAGCCCGTAGGTTACTCTATTGGCGGCTCAGAAGGAGACTTCTGGAAGATGAAATCAAAGAAGAAGTTCTGTCCATGCAACCGCGTTTCGATGTCCGACAAGTTGGCGCGATGTTGCGGCGATGGTTCACAGAAGACAAAGGGCCCACAGAGTGTTACTTGTGGGATCAGGACGAAGCAGCGACCAACTGGCTGGAGAGTCAACGCCAAAACGAGAACAGTGTTATTTCGCGAAATATTACTTGCGTGAAGCAAGACGCGGTTGTGTCTCGAATCAAAGAGGCTCTCGAGGCTTGTCCAGAGGTCAGGTTAACCGCAGTCCTGGAAATCGCCCACAGGTTACAGCCGACCGAACGCGCGGAATTGCTTAGGACATTATCGCAACTAGAAACCACCACCCAAGAACATCATAACGACTCAAGTGCCTCGTCTTAa